From Halococcus salsus, one genomic window encodes:
- a CDS encoding ferredoxin: MRIEYDRDTCIGMFQCVAEWEGFERDEDAGKAVLVDGEERDDDTIVREIPAEAELDAKFAARVCPVDAIAVYDDGEQVIP, encoded by the coding sequence ATGCGAATCGAGTACGACCGCGACACCTGTATCGGGATGTTCCAGTGCGTCGCGGAGTGGGAGGGGTTCGAGCGCGACGAGGACGCCGGCAAGGCGGTCCTGGTCGACGGCGAGGAGCGCGATGACGACACCATCGTGCGCGAGATCCCCGCCGAGGCGGAACTCGACGCGAAGTTCGCGGCGCGGGTCTGTCCGGTGGACGCCATCGCGGTCTACGACGACGGCGAGCAGGTGATCCCCTGA
- a CDS encoding nuclear transport factor 2 family protein codes for MAERPVEAYYTAIDEGRYDDLRGLLAPGFVHDRPDRTIDGPDTFVGFMRDDRPLTDTSHVLDAVCANEDDSEFAVRGRLLDADGDPLFGFVDVHTVEGGTIAHIETFTN; via the coding sequence ATGGCCGAACGACCCGTCGAAGCCTACTACACCGCCATCGACGAGGGCCGCTACGACGACCTCCGCGGGCTCCTCGCGCCCGGGTTCGTCCACGACCGCCCCGACCGCACCATCGACGGCCCCGATACGTTCGTCGGGTTCATGCGCGACGACCGCCCGCTGACCGACACCAGCCACGTGCTCGACGCGGTCTGTGCCAACGAGGACGACAGCGAGTTCGCGGTCCGCGGCCGCCTGCTCGACGCCGACGGCGACCCGCTCTTCGGGTTCGTCGACGTCCACACCGTCGAGGGCGGAACGATCGCCCACATCGAGACCTTCACCAACTGA
- the serS gene encoding serine--tRNA ligase, whose protein sequence is MLSRQFLRDHTEAVREALAARGADDVDLDAVLALDEEWRAAKNRGDELRHERNEISSRIGELKAAGEDEEAEEAIERSSELKNEIDEIEDRADDLEADLDEALLRIPNVLHDSVPAGEDESDNVELRREGFGELRELPEDVTPHYDLGEELDVLDFERGAKVSGGGFYFLKGDGARLEHALIQFMLDVHREQDYVDIFPPIPISSESMTGTGQLPKFADDAYKLDDEDLWLCPTAEVPVTNMYADDILLRDDLPLKHQAYTPNFRQEAGEHGTETRGIVRVHQFNKVEMVNFVEPESSYERFEGLLDEAEEVLRRLDLPYRVLEICAGDIGFKAAKQVDLELWAPGDDMDDGPAEGGRWLEVSSVSNFEAFQARRAGLRYRPERHESTEYLHTLNASGLALPRVMVAILEYYQNDDGTVTVPEALQPYLGGQERIEGHEPVGESAVGAGKKE, encoded by the coding sequence ATGCTGAGCAGACAGTTCCTCCGCGACCACACCGAGGCCGTCCGCGAGGCGCTCGCCGCCCGCGGGGCCGACGACGTCGACCTCGACGCGGTGCTCGCCCTCGACGAGGAGTGGCGCGCGGCCAAGAACCGCGGCGACGAACTCCGCCACGAGCGCAACGAGATATCGAGCCGTATCGGCGAGCTCAAAGCCGCCGGCGAGGACGAGGAAGCCGAGGAAGCCATCGAGCGCTCCTCGGAGCTCAAGAACGAGATCGACGAGATAGAGGACCGCGCCGACGACCTCGAAGCCGACCTCGACGAGGCGCTGCTTCGGATTCCGAACGTTCTCCACGACAGCGTCCCTGCCGGCGAAGACGAATCCGACAACGTCGAACTCCGCCGCGAGGGATTCGGAGAACTCCGAGAGCTGCCCGAGGACGTGACCCCGCACTACGACCTCGGCGAGGAGCTCGACGTCCTCGACTTCGAGCGCGGGGCGAAGGTCTCGGGTGGTGGCTTCTACTTCCTGAAGGGCGACGGCGCGCGGCTCGAACACGCCCTGATCCAGTTCATGCTCGACGTCCACCGCGAGCAGGACTACGTCGACATCTTCCCGCCGATCCCGATCAGTAGTGAATCAATGACCGGGACGGGCCAGCTCCCGAAGTTCGCCGACGACGCCTACAAGCTCGACGACGAGGACCTCTGGCTCTGTCCGACTGCCGAGGTGCCGGTGACGAACATGTACGCCGACGACATCCTCCTGCGGGACGACCTGCCGCTCAAACACCAGGCGTACACCCCGAACTTCCGCCAAGAGGCGGGCGAACACGGCACCGAGACCCGCGGGATCGTCCGCGTCCACCAGTTCAACAAGGTGGAGATGGTGAACTTCGTCGAACCCGAATCGAGCTACGAGCGCTTCGAGGGGTTGCTCGACGAAGCGGAGGAAGTCCTCCGACGGCTCGACCTCCCCTACCGGGTGCTCGAGATCTGTGCGGGCGACATCGGGTTCAAGGCCGCCAAACAGGTCGACCTCGAACTCTGGGCCCCCGGCGACGACATGGACGACGGGCCCGCGGAGGGCGGCCGGTGGCTCGAAGTCTCGTCGGTCTCGAACTTCGAGGCGTTCCAGGCCCGCCGCGCGGGCCTGCGCTACCGCCCCGAGCGCCACGAGTCGACGGAGTACCTCCACACCCTCAACGCCTCGGGGCTCGCGCTCCCCCGCGTGATGGTCGCGATCCTGGAGTACTATCAGAACGACGACGGTACGGTGACGGTGCCCGAGGCGCTTCAGCCGTACCTTGGCGGGCAGGAACGCATCGAGGGGCACGAACCCGTCGGCGAGAGCGCCGTCGGCGCTGGGAAGAAAGAGTAG
- a CDS encoding MBL fold metallo-hydrolase, with translation MAIGDVFTVDGCPDLHYVDTGMYDTEEYGAVYIVDAEEPALVDTGIGTRYENILDALDTVGIARDELKYILPTHVHLDHAGGAGYLAEACPNATVLTHEIGVPHLIDPSRLVAGTKAAVESQWQFYAEPKPVPEDRIEGLEDGDEVDLGDHTLDVHHAPGHAPHQVMFHDRADDVLFTADAAGIWVPSVERIRQTSPPANFALETCLDDVETIQAIDPETLCFGHFGPREYEEPLMDGYARVLEEWVTAVREKRAELGDDEAVINYFVAETGMDEVWSARKARAEERLNVRGVLAFLDEQ, from the coding sequence ATGGCAATCGGTGACGTCTTCACGGTCGATGGCTGTCCCGACCTCCACTACGTCGACACCGGGATGTACGACACCGAGGAGTACGGTGCCGTCTACATCGTCGACGCCGAGGAGCCGGCGCTCGTCGACACCGGTATCGGCACCCGGTACGAGAACATCCTCGACGCGCTCGACACGGTCGGCATCGCGCGCGACGAACTGAAATACATTCTGCCGACCCACGTTCACCTCGACCACGCCGGCGGCGCGGGCTATCTCGCCGAGGCCTGCCCGAACGCCACGGTTCTCACCCACGAGATCGGGGTACCCCACCTCATCGACCCCAGCCGGCTGGTCGCGGGCACGAAGGCCGCCGTCGAGAGCCAGTGGCAGTTCTACGCCGAACCGAAGCCCGTCCCCGAGGACCGCATCGAAGGGCTCGAAGACGGCGACGAGGTCGACCTCGGCGACCACACCCTCGACGTCCACCACGCGCCGGGTCACGCACCACACCAGGTGATGTTCCACGACCGCGCGGACGACGTCCTCTTCACGGCCGACGCCGCGGGGATCTGGGTCCCCTCGGTCGAACGGATCCGTCAGACCTCGCCGCCGGCGAACTTCGCCCTCGAAACCTGCCTCGACGACGTCGAGACCATCCAAGCCATCGACCCCGAAACGCTCTGTTTCGGCCACTTCGGGCCCCGCGAGTACGAGGAGCCGCTGATGGACGGGTACGCGCGGGTCCTGGAGGAGTGGGTCACGGCCGTCCGCGAGAAACGCGCCGAGCTCGGCGACGACGAGGCGGTCATCAACTACTTCGTTGCGGAGACGGGGATGGACGAGGTGTGGTCCGCGCGGAAGGCCCGCGCCGAGGAACGGCTCAACGTCCGCGGCGTCCTCGCCTTTCTCGACGAACAGTGA
- a CDS encoding AMP-dependent synthetase/ligase gives MDWQEAEADFESEVLGEGTLSVMFEESAARNAERVAQRYKGGIYDRSLAGGVVPAAPDGEFSDLTYEGMRGIVRNLAAGFRELGIESGDRIGLFSNTRMEWAQSDFGILAAGGVVTTVYTSSSPRQVEYLLSDPGATGVVVENEELLEHVLEVESELDLDFIVSIDEFEGYDGRDDVLTLAEVHDRGAAAFDADEYESWLAARDPEALASLVYTSGTTGRPKGVKLSHRNFRANVDQVYRRFGPRPDKGDTPTIGPGSTSLSFLPLAHVFERLAGHFMQFAAGSTVAYAESPDTLREDFSLVTPTSATSVPRVYEKLYDTIREQASGSTVSSRVFEWATEVGQVYHESESPGIGLRAKHALADRLVFSQVREGVGGNIDFFISGGGSLSPELGRLFAAMGLPILEGYGLTETAPVVAVNPPEAPEIGTIGYPVHDEEVRVDSTVVPNDFDAEGEVGELLVKGPNVTEGYWERPEETDDAFDGEWFRTGDVVEQRPDGYLAFRERSKQLLVLSTGKNVAPRPIEDAFASNPLVEQCMVVGDGEKFVSAIVVPNVGRVREWATEEGLDLPEDPEELCHDDRVQERITEEIEQVNERFEPYEQIKRFVLAPEEFTEENDLVTPTMKKKRRNILARYEDDIDRLYDR, from the coding sequence ATGGATTGGCAGGAGGCGGAAGCCGATTTCGAGAGCGAAGTGCTCGGCGAGGGCACGCTCTCGGTGATGTTCGAGGAGAGCGCCGCCCGGAACGCCGAGCGGGTCGCCCAGCGGTACAAGGGCGGGATCTACGACCGTTCGCTCGCCGGCGGGGTGGTCCCGGCCGCCCCCGACGGCGAGTTTTCTGATCTAACCTACGAGGGGATGCGCGGGATCGTCCGGAACCTCGCGGCGGGCTTTCGCGAGCTAGGCATCGAATCGGGCGATCGGATCGGTCTCTTTTCGAACACCCGGATGGAGTGGGCGCAGTCGGACTTCGGCATCCTTGCGGCCGGCGGGGTCGTGACCACGGTGTATACGAGTTCGTCACCCCGGCAGGTCGAGTACCTCCTCTCCGACCCGGGCGCGACGGGCGTCGTAGTCGAGAACGAGGAGCTCCTCGAACACGTCCTCGAAGTCGAGTCGGAGCTCGACCTCGACTTCATCGTCTCCATCGACGAGTTCGAGGGCTACGACGGGAGGGACGATGTCCTCACGCTCGCCGAGGTCCACGACCGCGGCGCGGCGGCCTTCGACGCCGACGAGTACGAGTCGTGGCTCGCCGCACGCGACCCGGAGGCGCTCGCGAGCCTCGTCTACACCTCCGGTACCACCGGCCGGCCGAAGGGAGTCAAGCTCAGCCACCGCAACTTCCGGGCGAACGTCGACCAGGTCTACCGACGGTTCGGCCCCCGACCCGACAAGGGCGACACGCCGACGATCGGTCCCGGTTCGACTAGCCTCTCCTTCCTCCCGCTCGCGCACGTCTTCGAGCGCCTCGCGGGCCACTTCATGCAGTTCGCCGCCGGCTCCACGGTCGCCTACGCCGAGAGCCCCGACACCCTCCGCGAGGACTTCTCGCTCGTCACCCCCACCTCGGCCACCAGCGTGCCGCGGGTCTACGAGAAGCTCTACGACACCATCCGCGAGCAGGCCTCGGGGTCGACAGTGAGCTCCCGGGTCTTCGAGTGGGCCACCGAGGTCGGACAGGTCTACCACGAGAGCGAGTCGCCCGGCATCGGACTGCGGGCGAAACACGCGCTCGCGGATCGGCTGGTGTTCTCCCAGGTCCGCGAGGGCGTCGGCGGCAACATCGACTTCTTCATCAGCGGCGGGGGGAGCCTCTCGCCCGAGCTCGGGCGGCTGTTCGCCGCGATGGGACTCCCGATCCTGGAGGGATACGGTCTCACCGAGACCGCACCCGTCGTCGCGGTCAACCCGCCCGAAGCCCCGGAGATCGGCACCATCGGGTACCCCGTCCACGACGAGGAGGTGCGCGTGGACTCGACGGTGGTCCCGAACGACTTCGACGCCGAGGGCGAGGTCGGCGAACTCCTCGTGAAGGGGCCGAACGTCACCGAGGGCTACTGGGAGCGCCCCGAGGAGACCGACGACGCGTTCGACGGGGAGTGGTTCCGGACGGGCGACGTGGTCGAGCAGCGCCCCGACGGCTACCTCGCCTTCCGCGAGCGCTCGAAGCAGCTCCTCGTGCTCTCCACGGGGAAGAACGTCGCGCCGCGGCCGATCGAGGACGCCTTCGCGAGCAACCCGCTCGTCGAGCAGTGTATGGTGGTCGGCGACGGCGAGAAGTTCGTGAGCGCTATCGTGGTGCCGAACGTCGGGCGCGTCCGCGAGTGGGCCACGGAGGAGGGGCTCGACCTCCCCGAGGACCCCGAGGAGCTCTGTCACGACGACCGGGTGCAAGAGCGCATCACCGAGGAGATAGAGCAAGTGAACGAACGGTTCGAGCCCTACGAGCAGATAAAACGGTTCGTGCTCGCACCGGAGGAGTTCACCGAGGAGAACGACCTCGTGACGCCGACGATGAAGAAGAAACGCCGCAACATCCTCGCCCGGTACGAGGACGACATCGACCGGCTCTACGACCGGTGA
- a CDS encoding cation:proton antiporter, with protein MATGSAGLIALIAGIIALGVISQVLGDRFQLPSIIFLLSVGLVLGPLSGLVLSHRIITASTFGGALPIIVGLAVAIIVFEGAFHLRVEDLRRTSTTMVRLTTLGAVISLVGTAVVVHYAIPAPWDVSFLIGALLVATGPTVISPILDVVPVRDSVATTLETEGIVNDVTAAILAVVVFEVVFQASEGVGAILVVFALKLGVGLVVGAVVAGLLWAFLKYVHLSPGNAPRNARLLVLAGALVAYGVANVVTSEAGIAAAAAAGIIVGNLDVPYESEITDFKGDITLIVLSFVFIALAALLDFEALPLGLGGLAVVFVVIVVLRPLLVFISTVGGRFTREEKLFMSGVGPRGIIPASVATLFAVELQSMGLDTAAQTLVGTVFLVIFATVVIEGGLARYFAEYLDVIPMRALIVGSGKVGRDLAARLEARGENVVIIESDESIAETARNDGYAVRIGDATDSDVLRTAGAENASTVVATTGDDDVNLLVAQLAATTFDTEQVISRVNQPGNEDAFAELDVETISSTNATSWAIDNRIERPALWNWMTELGRSGDVQEFEVTAEDVAGKTISELGSAIPDGCLIALVGRDGENKVPDGDFELQHGDRITLVGQNQAVKDALSRFHPAD; from the coding sequence GTGGCTACTGGTAGTGCGGGGCTGATCGCACTCATCGCGGGGATCATCGCACTGGGGGTCATCTCCCAGGTCCTCGGCGACCGATTTCAGCTCCCGAGTATCATTTTCCTGTTGAGCGTGGGCCTGGTCCTCGGTCCGTTGTCGGGGCTGGTGCTCTCACATCGCATCATCACCGCGAGCACCTTCGGCGGCGCGCTCCCGATCATCGTGGGGCTCGCGGTGGCGATCATCGTCTTCGAGGGGGCCTTCCACCTCCGGGTCGAGGACCTCAGACGGACCTCGACAACGATGGTGCGGCTCACCACACTTGGCGCGGTGATATCACTGGTCGGGACGGCGGTCGTCGTCCACTACGCGATCCCCGCGCCGTGGGACGTCTCCTTCCTGATCGGTGCACTCCTCGTGGCGACCGGCCCCACCGTGATCTCGCCGATCCTCGACGTGGTGCCGGTGCGCGACAGCGTCGCGACCACGCTCGAAACCGAGGGTATCGTCAACGACGTTACCGCCGCGATCCTCGCGGTGGTGGTGTTCGAGGTGGTCTTCCAGGCCTCCGAGGGCGTCGGCGCGATCCTCGTCGTCTTCGCCCTCAAACTCGGCGTCGGGCTCGTCGTCGGGGCCGTCGTCGCCGGGCTGCTCTGGGCGTTCCTCAAGTACGTCCACCTCTCGCCGGGCAACGCCCCCCGAAACGCCCGCCTGCTCGTGCTCGCCGGTGCGCTCGTGGCCTACGGCGTGGCGAACGTCGTGACCTCGGAGGCCGGGATCGCCGCCGCCGCGGCCGCCGGGATCATCGTCGGCAACCTCGACGTCCCTTACGAGTCGGAGATAACCGATTTCAAGGGCGACATCACGCTGATCGTGCTTTCGTTCGTCTTCATCGCGCTCGCCGCGCTTCTCGACTTCGAGGCGCTCCCGCTCGGCCTCGGTGGCCTCGCGGTCGTCTTCGTCGTGATAGTCGTGCTCCGCCCGCTGCTCGTCTTCATCTCGACGGTCGGCGGTCGGTTCACCCGCGAGGAGAAGCTGTTCATGAGCGGGGTCGGGCCGCGGGGGATCATCCCGGCCTCGGTCGCGACGCTGTTCGCGGTCGAACTCCAGTCGATGGGGCTCGATACGGCGGCACAGACCCTCGTCGGCACCGTCTTCCTCGTGATCTTCGCCACCGTCGTGATCGAGGGCGGGTTAGCCAGATACTTCGCGGAGTACCTCGACGTGATCCCCATGCGCGCACTCATCGTCGGCAGCGGCAAGGTCGGTCGCGACCTCGCGGCACGCCTCGAAGCCCGCGGCGAGAACGTCGTGATAATCGAAAGCGACGAGTCGATCGCCGAGACCGCCCGCAACGACGGCTACGCCGTCCGGATCGGCGACGCCACCGACAGCGACGTGCTCCGGACCGCCGGGGCCGAGAACGCCTCGACGGTGGTCGCCACGACCGGCGACGACGACGTCAACCTCCTCGTGGCCCAGCTCGCCGCCACCACGTTCGACACCGAACAGGTGATCTCGCGGGTGAACCAACCCGGGAACGAGGACGCGTTCGCGGAGCTCGACGTCGAGACCATCTCCTCGACGAACGCCACCTCGTGGGCGATCGACAACCGGATCGAACGCCCCGCGCTCTGGAACTGGATGACCGAGCTCGGCCGGTCGGGCGACGTCCAGGAGTTCGAGGTCACCGCCGAGGACGTCGCGGGCAAGACCATCTCCGAACTCGGCTCGGCCATCCCCGACGGCTGTCTGATCGCCCTCGTCGGCCGGGACGGCGAGAACAAGGTCCCCGACGGCGACTTCGAGCTCCAACACGGCGACCGCATCACGCTCGTCGGCCAGAACCAAGCCGTCAAGGACGCGCTCTCGCGATTCCACCCCGCCGACTAA
- a CDS encoding phosphoadenosine phosphosulfate reductase family protein — protein MSHQFPEYLDVDYTDGDDHDAGAYPTLSDKLEKAASVTATALDQYENPAVMWTGGKDSTLVLYVVREVARERDIDVPPVVFIDHFEHFPEVMAFAERWAEQWDLDLRFARNEAIAGLGAEPGDEIPLSDLGETNRRELDRIDYEGDTLTLDADSFEGNHLLKTVALNEVLESTGFDGIFSGVRWDEQEARAGETFFSPRHDPEIYPPHDRVHPILQFEEVDVWDAFWNAVVPDTVEGYPAGHVPESTDDLPDGLTAEDIPVSPKYFEGFRSLGTESGSGKSSERPAWLQDLEGSTEREGRAQDKEGLMERLRDLGYM, from the coding sequence ATGAGCCACCAGTTCCCCGAGTACCTCGACGTGGACTACACCGACGGCGACGACCACGACGCGGGCGCGTACCCGACCCTCTCGGACAAACTCGAAAAGGCCGCGAGCGTGACTGCGACCGCGCTCGACCAGTACGAGAACCCCGCAGTGATGTGGACCGGCGGGAAGGACTCGACGCTCGTACTCTACGTGGTACGAGAGGTCGCGCGCGAGCGCGATATCGACGTTCCGCCGGTCGTGTTCATCGACCACTTCGAACACTTCCCCGAGGTGATGGCGTTCGCCGAGCGCTGGGCCGAGCAGTGGGACCTCGACCTCCGATTCGCGCGCAACGAGGCCATCGCCGGTCTCGGTGCCGAGCCAGGCGACGAGATCCCGCTCTCGGACCTCGGCGAGACGAACCGCCGCGAGCTCGACCGTATCGACTACGAAGGCGACACCCTCACCCTGGATGCGGATTCGTTCGAGGGCAACCACCTCCTGAAGACGGTGGCGCTGAACGAGGTCCTCGAATCCACGGGGTTCGACGGGATCTTCTCGGGCGTCCGCTGGGACGAACAGGAGGCCCGCGCCGGCGAGACCTTCTTCAGCCCGCGCCACGACCCCGAGATCTACCCGCCCCACGACCGGGTCCACCCCATCCTCCAGTTCGAGGAGGTGGACGTCTGGGACGCCTTCTGGAACGCCGTCGTCCCGGACACCGTCGAGGGCTACCCGGCCGGCCACGTCCCCGAGAGTACCGACGACCTCCCCGACGGTCTCACCGCCGAGGACATCCCTGTCAGCCCGAAGTACTTCGAGGGCTTTCGCTCGCTCGGGACCGAATCCGGGTCGGGCAAGTCCAGCGAGCGCCCCGCGTGGCTTCAGGACCTGGAGGGCTCCACCGAGCGCGAGGGCCGCGCCCAGGACAAGGAGGGGCTGATGGAGCGCCTGCGCGACCTCGGCTACATGTAG
- a CDS encoding DUF4177 domain-containing protein, which produces MSTTTGGRRVSGKAGYEYKVVKAPTSFWWFRIERDETERLLNELAADGWELDEAVVNWWGGAELFLRRSR; this is translated from the coding sequence GTGAGTACCACGACAGGCGGACGGCGTGTGAGCGGTAAAGCGGGCTACGAGTACAAGGTCGTCAAAGCGCCGACCAGCTTCTGGTGGTTTCGCATCGAGCGCGACGAGACCGAACGGCTGTTGAACGAGCTCGCGGCGGACGGGTGGGAGCTCGACGAGGCCGTCGTCAACTGGTGGGGCGGTGCCGAACTGTTCCTGCGCCGGTCGCGTTGA
- a CDS encoding phosphoadenosine phosphosulfate reductase family protein: MATEFPDYLDVDYTDGEGEDPEDYPTIEDKIEKAIEVTRRGLEQYDNPSVMWTGGKDSTLTLYFVKEVADRFDLDVPPVIFIDHYQHFDELFDFVEHWADEWDLEVVYARNDDAGRYVEENDIEPGDDIPVSELSEHNQHHIRDILEYEEDTFPFLLDTYVGNHLLKTVALNDALEEYDIDGILSGIRWDEQEARADETFFSPRHDPEIYPPHDRIQPILQFDEADVWETFWHFVVPETVEEYPDEGYVPQDYDDLPNGLTHEDIPVSPKYFEGFRSLGSEVSTDKTESTPAWLQDLDNTTERAGRAQDKEDLMERLRDLGYM, encoded by the coding sequence ATGGCAACCGAGTTCCCCGACTACCTCGACGTGGATTACACCGACGGCGAAGGTGAAGACCCCGAGGACTACCCGACGATAGAGGACAAGATCGAGAAGGCGATCGAGGTCACCCGACGCGGTCTCGAACAGTACGATAACCCCTCCGTGATGTGGACCGGCGGGAAGGACTCGACGCTCACCCTCTACTTCGTGAAGGAGGTCGCCGACCGCTTCGACCTCGACGTCCCGCCCGTGATCTTCATCGACCACTACCAGCACTTCGACGAGCTGTTCGACTTCGTCGAGCACTGGGCCGACGAGTGGGACCTCGAAGTCGTCTACGCCCGCAACGACGACGCCGGCCGCTACGTCGAGGAGAACGACATCGAACCCGGTGACGACATCCCGGTCTCGGAGCTCTCCGAGCACAACCAGCACCACATCCGCGACATCCTCGAGTACGAGGAGGACACCTTCCCGTTCCTGCTCGACACCTACGTGGGCAACCACCTCCTCAAGACCGTGGCGCTCAACGACGCCCTCGAGGAGTACGACATCGACGGCATCCTCTCGGGCATCCGCTGGGACGAACAGGAGGCCCGCGCCGACGAGACCTTCTTCAGCCCGCGCCACGACCCCGAGATCTACCCGCCCCACGACCGCATCCAGCCGATCCTGCAGTTCGACGAGGCCGACGTCTGGGAGACCTTCTGGCACTTCGTCGTGCCCGAGACCGTCGAGGAGTACCCCGACGAGGGCTACGTGCCCCAGGACTACGACGACCTGCCGAACGGCCTGACCCACGAGGACATCCCTGTCAGCCCGAAGTACTTCGAGGGCTTCCGCTCGCTGGGCAGCGAGGTCTCGACCGACAAGACCGAGTCCACGCCCGCCTGGCTCCAGGATCTCGACAACACGACCGAACGCGCCGGCCGCGCCCAAGACAAGGAGGACCTGATGGAGCGCCTGCGCGACCTCGGTTACATGTGA
- a CDS encoding DUF7333 family protein translates to MEFDLPKTAGIFVVLFAIIAIGTFMSPMTASTVGMVLGGLLVFGIVTLFVGVQHGEYRATRR, encoded by the coding sequence ATGGAGTTCGACCTCCCGAAGACGGCCGGGATATTCGTGGTGTTGTTCGCGATCATCGCCATCGGCACGTTCATGAGCCCGATGACCGCCTCGACGGTCGGGATGGTGCTCGGCGGCCTGCTGGTCTTCGGCATTGTCACCCTGTTCGTCGGCGTCCAGCACGGCGAGTACCGCGCCACGCGACGCTGA
- a CDS encoding aldo/keto reductase, with protein sequence MSQEELTSESVERASGMPTFGLGTWENEDPEACAESVRTALDMGYRHIDTAQAYGNEDSVGDGIEQADLDREEFFLATKVWTENLAHDDVIDSTHESLDKLGVDSVDLLYIHWPQNTYEPEETLPAFEELVDEGLIDHIGVSNFEPEHLDEAREILDEPIFANQVEMNPLLPQEELREYCDEHDIELVAYSPLARGKVFDVDEISEVAEKHDASEAQVSLAWLREKGVTVIPKATSEEHIRDNWESLHLDLDDEDVETIDGIDTVERQVDPDDSPW encoded by the coding sequence ATGTCTCAAGAGGAACTCACGTCGGAGAGCGTCGAGCGAGCCAGCGGGATGCCGACCTTCGGGCTCGGCACCTGGGAGAACGAGGACCCCGAGGCGTGTGCCGAGAGCGTCCGAACCGCCCTCGACATGGGCTATCGCCATATCGACACCGCCCAGGCCTACGGCAACGAGGACAGCGTCGGCGACGGCATCGAACAGGCCGACCTCGACCGCGAGGAGTTCTTCCTCGCCACGAAGGTCTGGACCGAGAACCTCGCGCACGACGACGTCATCGACTCGACCCACGAGAGCCTCGACAAACTTGGCGTCGATTCGGTCGACCTGCTCTACATCCACTGGCCGCAGAACACGTACGAACCCGAAGAGACCCTCCCGGCCTTCGAGGAACTCGTCGACGAGGGCCTCATCGACCACATCGGCGTCTCGAACTTCGAGCCCGAGCACCTCGACGAGGCACGGGAGATCCTCGACGAACCGATCTTCGCGAACCAGGTCGAGATGAACCCCCTCCTCCCCCAAGAGGAACTTCGGGAGTACTGCGACGAACACGACATCGAACTCGTCGCGTACTCCCCGCTCGCGCGCGGGAAGGTCTTCGACGTCGACGAGATAAGCGAGGTCGCCGAGAAACACGACGCGAGCGAGGCCCAGGTCAGTCTCGCGTGGCTCCGCGAGAAGGGCGTCACCGTGATCCCGAAGGCCACGAGCGAGGAGCACATCCGCGACAACTGGGAGTCCCTGCACCTCGACCTCGACGACGAGGACGTCGAGACCATCGACGGGATCGACACCGTCGAGCGCCAGGTCGACCCCGACGACTCCCCCTGGTAG
- the mce gene encoding methylmalonyl-CoA epimerase: MNFDHAGIATDDASGLADRFSILFDTPVVHEETVDGMTVVFLDCGNGYFELLEPEDDGTIARYLDSNGPGIHHLALATDDIRATLDRVVDHGVEPIDTDPRPGAWGHEVAFLHPKSTGGVLVELVEH; encoded by the coding sequence GTGAACTTCGACCACGCCGGCATCGCGACCGACGACGCCAGCGGCCTCGCCGACCGCTTCTCGATCCTCTTCGACACCCCGGTCGTCCACGAGGAGACCGTCGATGGGATGACCGTCGTCTTTCTCGACTGCGGAAACGGCTATTTCGAACTCCTCGAACCCGAAGACGACGGCACCATCGCGCGCTATCTCGACTCCAATGGACCGGGCATCCACCATCTCGCGCTCGCCACCGACGATATCCGGGCGACGCTCGACCGGGTCGTCGACCACGGCGTCGAGCCGATCGACACCGACCCGCGACCCGGCGCGTGGGGCCACGAGGTGGCGTTTCTCCACCCGAAGTCGACGGGTGGGGTGCTCGTGGAACTGGTCGAACACTAG